In a genomic window of Microbacterium amylolyticum:
- a CDS encoding SURF1 family protein, translated as MKTWPVAGRWAMYVGIAIIFAIVCAFLSYWQFERNETRAVSNHLIANNYDATPAPFASTMQGTEDFDPSDEWQPVVLTGEYLADDQLLVRNRAQGGTAAYEAVVPFLLDDGRILAVSRGWVPPDYAGGHEAVPAPPAGDVTVVARLRPSEPLPTSNRSAPDGQLPTLHAPSIAELTGENTVTAVYAIMVSEDPAPEVRPNELAAPDEDPGPHLSYAIQWILFAIMGFVFIAYMIRTEIRAGQEPEDNEDDELEGFMPDEKPKKSRRRQPRQKRRDEDMQAEDALLDA; from the coding sequence GTGAAAACGTGGCCCGTCGCCGGACGCTGGGCGATGTACGTGGGAATCGCGATCATCTTCGCGATCGTGTGTGCCTTCTTGTCCTACTGGCAGTTCGAGCGCAACGAAACACGTGCCGTCAGCAACCACCTGATCGCAAACAACTACGACGCGACCCCTGCGCCTTTCGCCTCCACGATGCAGGGCACCGAAGACTTTGACCCATCCGATGAGTGGCAGCCGGTCGTCCTCACCGGTGAATACCTGGCCGACGATCAGCTCCTCGTCCGCAACCGCGCCCAGGGCGGAACGGCGGCGTATGAGGCGGTTGTGCCGTTCCTTCTCGACGATGGTCGCATTCTCGCCGTGTCACGAGGGTGGGTTCCGCCGGACTATGCCGGCGGGCACGAAGCCGTTCCGGCGCCGCCGGCCGGCGACGTGACGGTGGTCGCCCGGCTGCGGCCGAGCGAACCATTGCCGACGTCGAATCGCTCCGCGCCCGACGGACAGCTCCCGACGCTCCACGCCCCGAGCATCGCCGAGCTCACGGGAGAGAACACCGTTACGGCGGTCTACGCGATCATGGTCTCCGAGGACCCCGCCCCCGAAGTTCGCCCGAACGAGCTCGCAGCGCCGGACGAAGACCCCGGCCCTCACCTCTCCTACGCGATTCAGTGGATTCTGTTCGCGATCATGGGCTTCGTGTTCATCGCCTACATGATCCGCACGGAAATCCGCGCTGGACAGGAACCGGAGGACAACGAAGACGACGAGCTCGAGGGCTTCATGCCCGACGAGAAGCCGAAAAAGTCGCGCCGCCGCCAACCGCGTCAGAAGCGCCGCGACGAGGACATGCAGGCGGAAGACGCCCTGCTCGACGCGTAG
- the abc-f gene encoding ribosomal protection-like ABC-F family protein has protein sequence MLAVSDLEIRVGARLLMSGVSFRVGAGDKIGLVGRNGAGKTTLTKVLAGDLQPSDGAITRSGELGYLPQDPRTGDPEELARTRILNARGLGDLQAGISQATEEMASSDPAVAEKAMRRFGRLTERFEGIGGYAAEAQAAVIASNLSLPDRILDQPLKTLSGGQRRRIELARILFSDADTMILDEPTNHLDADSVVWLREFLKGYKGGLIVISHDVELVGETVNRVFYLDANRQLIDVYNMGWKHYQRQRVADEERRKKERANAEKKASALQQQAAKFGAKASKAASAHQMQARAEKLLSGLEAVRQVDRVANIRFPKPSPCGKTPLMASSLSKSYGALEIFAGVDLAIDRGSKVVVLGLNGAGKTTLLRILAGVDKSDTGQIEPGHGLKIGYYAQEHENLDVERSVLENMMSAAPNLNATEARKVLGSFLFTGDDVLKPAKVLSGGEKTRLSLATLVVSSANVLLLDEPTNNLDPASRDEILGALAHYEGAVVLVSHDEGAVQALNPERVLLLPDGVEDIWNKDYLDLITLA, from the coding sequence GTGCTTGCCGTAAGCGATCTCGAGATCCGCGTCGGAGCGCGCCTGCTGATGAGCGGTGTCAGCTTCCGCGTTGGCGCAGGCGACAAGATCGGACTTGTCGGGCGCAACGGCGCAGGCAAGACCACGCTGACCAAGGTGTTGGCAGGAGACCTTCAGCCGTCGGACGGCGCGATCACGCGCTCCGGTGAGCTGGGTTACCTGCCACAGGATCCCCGTACGGGTGACCCCGAGGAGCTCGCGCGAACGCGGATCCTCAACGCTCGCGGTCTTGGCGACCTGCAGGCGGGAATTTCGCAGGCGACAGAGGAGATGGCGTCATCCGATCCCGCCGTCGCGGAAAAGGCCATGCGGCGCTTCGGAAGGCTCACGGAGCGGTTCGAGGGCATCGGTGGCTATGCGGCCGAGGCGCAGGCGGCCGTGATCGCCAGCAACCTCTCACTTCCCGACCGCATCCTCGATCAGCCCTTGAAGACACTCTCCGGTGGGCAGCGTCGTCGAATCGAACTCGCGCGCATCCTCTTCAGCGATGCCGACACGATGATTCTCGACGAGCCCACCAACCACCTCGATGCCGACTCCGTTGTGTGGCTCCGTGAGTTCCTCAAGGGCTACAAGGGTGGCCTGATCGTGATCAGCCACGATGTCGAACTCGTCGGCGAAACGGTGAACAGGGTCTTCTACCTCGACGCCAACCGCCAGCTCATTGACGTCTACAACATGGGGTGGAAGCACTACCAGCGACAGCGCGTCGCCGACGAAGAGCGACGCAAGAAAGAACGCGCCAACGCTGAGAAGAAGGCATCCGCTCTCCAGCAGCAGGCGGCGAAGTTTGGCGCCAAGGCGTCTAAGGCGGCATCGGCTCATCAGATGCAGGCGCGTGCGGAGAAGCTGCTGTCAGGGCTGGAAGCTGTGCGTCAGGTCGACCGCGTGGCCAACATTCGCTTCCCGAAGCCTTCCCCCTGCGGAAAGACGCCGCTCATGGCGTCGAGCCTGTCGAAGTCGTACGGTGCGCTGGAGATCTTCGCTGGCGTCGATCTGGCGATCGACCGCGGGTCCAAGGTGGTCGTGCTGGGACTCAACGGTGCCGGAAAGACCACACTGCTGCGCATTCTCGCCGGCGTGGACAAGAGCGACACCGGTCAGATCGAGCCGGGTCACGGCCTCAAGATCGGCTATTACGCGCAGGAACACGAGAACCTCGACGTTGAGCGATCTGTGCTCGAGAACATGATGTCCGCGGCGCCGAACCTCAACGCCACGGAAGCACGCAAGGTCCTCGGCTCGTTCCTCTTCACGGGTGATGATGTGCTCAAGCCCGCCAAGGTGTTGTCCGGTGGCGAGAAAACCCGGCTTTCGCTTGCGACGCTCGTGGTCTCGAGCGCGAACGTGCTCCTCCTCGACGAGCCCACCAACAACCTCGACCCGGCATCGCGCGACGAGATTCTGGGGGCGCTCGCACACTATGAGGGTGCTGTTGTTCTTGTTTCGCACGATGAAGGTGCCGTTCAGGCGCTGAACCCGGAAAGGGTGCTGTTGCTCCCGGACGGCGTCGAGGACATCTGGAACAAGGACTACCTCGACCTGATCACGCTGGCCTAG
- a CDS encoding beta-glucosidase, giving the protein MTNRKFLWIWTPILAIVVAVVIVANVVIGQQRSAIESYMGTGSWEIENVPEASDWDVAYYESEYGNLDDAKANSAALVERMAAEGMTLVKNEGALPLSAGNVTLLGRGAADPVYGGSGSGGADTRDAINIRAGIENGGFSVNDTVYAVLDGFAQNNAPEDGGRTNIVMDKPEESNYVIGEMPVDGYSDEARASFAEFNDAAIVVIGRGGGEGGDLATDMTPWDDRAEAGQHQLQLDQDEKDMLALAKENFDTVIVLINASTSMELGELHDDGDIDSILLVGSPGLNGFNALGRILSGEINPSGHTTDIYSRDFTADPTFVNVGDFSYSNIDDAYFVDYEEGIYMGYRYYETAAVEGFIDYDDAVVYPFGYGLSYTDFAWSVEQERLGDVDGDIEVDVTVTNTGDVAGQDVVQLYYTAPYTPGGVEKAHVVLGDFAKTSLLEPGEAETVTVSIPVEAMASYDWRGEGAYVLDEGTYELKIQTDSHRLADGTEPIEYVVDSTISYVDGRASDVVPATNLFDDMSEPFVTGELTEFSRSDFAGTFPTAPENDEREANDTVIAGFEPYDAGTAAANSDAVMPTTGASGDAQLIDLRGLDKDDPLWSDLLDQLTTDDMTSVLLSGAYNTAALPEIGKIRTDDIDGPAGFSSFINPDLWQGTAFPSNFLIAMTWNADIAHEMGVAAGNEALNMGVNGWYAPAVNIHRSPFAGRNFEYYSEDPVLSAKLATQVANGALEYGVYTFTKHYAMNDQEVNRVNGLGIATWATEQATREIYLKAFEDLVKDVSGEVPVLAEDGTQSMAQIGLGGMMSSFNLMGTTWAGGSHELMTGVLRDEWGFDGFVITDFNLYDFMYPDQGIAAGSDLMLTFDGYKQMDDTSSAHAVTAMRTAMHNLLFTVANSNAMNGMAPGATLEYVMAGWEIAVIGITIALSLLILAGIAWVIIRVRRHRVQPNVEIAADTPQA; this is encoded by the coding sequence ATGACGAATCGGAAGTTCCTCTGGATCTGGACCCCAATTCTCGCGATCGTCGTGGCGGTGGTGATTGTCGCGAACGTCGTCATCGGCCAGCAACGCAGCGCCATCGAGTCCTATATGGGAACGGGAAGCTGGGAGATCGAAAACGTGCCCGAGGCGTCCGACTGGGACGTGGCCTACTACGAGAGCGAATACGGCAATCTCGACGATGCCAAGGCGAACTCCGCCGCGCTCGTCGAGCGCATGGCCGCGGAAGGAATGACCCTCGTCAAGAACGAGGGCGCCCTTCCTCTGAGCGCCGGGAACGTGACACTTCTCGGTCGCGGCGCAGCAGACCCTGTCTACGGCGGCTCGGGATCAGGTGGTGCGGACACACGTGACGCCATCAACATCCGCGCTGGAATCGAAAACGGTGGCTTCTCGGTCAACGACACCGTCTATGCCGTTCTGGACGGCTTCGCCCAGAACAACGCTCCGGAAGACGGTGGCCGCACGAACATCGTGATGGACAAGCCAGAAGAGTCCAACTACGTCATCGGTGAAATGCCCGTTGACGGCTACTCCGATGAGGCTCGAGCGAGCTTCGCTGAGTTCAACGACGCCGCGATCGTCGTCATTGGACGTGGCGGCGGCGAAGGCGGAGACCTCGCGACGGACATGACCCCGTGGGATGACCGCGCCGAGGCGGGCCAGCACCAGTTGCAGCTCGACCAGGATGAAAAGGACATGCTCGCACTCGCGAAGGAAAACTTCGACACGGTCATCGTCCTCATCAACGCGTCAACGTCCATGGAGCTCGGTGAGCTTCACGACGATGGGGACATCGACAGCATTCTGCTTGTTGGTTCTCCCGGTCTGAACGGGTTCAACGCCCTCGGCCGCATCTTGAGCGGCGAGATCAACCCTTCCGGTCATACGACCGACATTTACTCGCGTGATTTCACGGCGGACCCCACGTTCGTCAACGTCGGCGACTTTTCCTACTCGAACATCGACGATGCCTACTTCGTGGATTACGAAGAGGGCATCTATATGGGGTACCGATACTACGAAACGGCGGCCGTTGAAGGCTTCATCGACTACGACGACGCCGTCGTGTACCCCTTTGGCTATGGGCTGAGCTACACCGATTTCGCCTGGTCAGTGGAGCAGGAGCGCCTGGGCGATGTCGACGGTGACATCGAGGTCGACGTGACGGTCACCAACACGGGTGACGTCGCGGGTCAGGACGTCGTGCAGCTCTACTACACAGCCCCCTACACCCCCGGCGGCGTCGAAAAGGCACATGTCGTTCTGGGTGACTTTGCGAAAACATCGCTTCTCGAGCCCGGCGAGGCGGAGACCGTGACGGTGTCGATCCCGGTTGAGGCCATGGCATCGTACGACTGGCGTGGTGAGGGCGCCTATGTTCTCGACGAGGGAACATACGAGCTGAAGATCCAAACGGACTCGCACCGTCTCGCCGACGGCACCGAGCCCATTGAGTACGTCGTTGACAGCACCATCTCCTACGTTGACGGACGCGCGTCCGATGTCGTTCCGGCAACGAACCTGTTCGACGACATGTCGGAGCCTTTCGTGACCGGTGAGCTCACGGAGTTCTCGCGGTCCGACTTCGCCGGAACATTCCCAACGGCTCCGGAAAACGACGAGCGCGAGGCGAACGACACGGTTATCGCCGGATTCGAACCGTACGATGCAGGCACCGCAGCCGCGAATAGCGATGCCGTGATGCCAACGACGGGCGCCTCGGGCGACGCGCAGCTGATCGATCTGCGCGGGCTCGACAAAGACGACCCCCTCTGGTCGGACCTGCTCGATCAGCTCACCACCGACGACATGACCTCGGTTCTCCTCTCCGGCGCCTACAACACGGCAGCGCTTCCGGAGATCGGCAAGATTCGCACCGATGACATCGACGGACCTGCCGGGTTCAGCTCGTTCATCAACCCTGATCTGTGGCAGGGAACGGCGTTCCCGTCGAACTTCCTCATCGCCATGACGTGGAACGCTGACATCGCGCACGAGATGGGCGTTGCCGCCGGGAACGAGGCACTCAACATGGGTGTCAACGGCTGGTATGCACCGGCCGTCAACATTCACCGTTCCCCCTTTGCCGGGCGCAACTTTGAGTACTACTCCGAGGACCCCGTTCTGTCAGCGAAGCTCGCCACCCAGGTCGCGAACGGCGCGCTCGAGTACGGCGTCTATACGTTCACAAAGCACTACGCGATGAACGACCAGGAAGTGAACCGCGTGAACGGCCTTGGAATCGCCACCTGGGCGACGGAGCAGGCCACCCGCGAGATCTACCTCAAGGCGTTCGAGGATCTCGTCAAGGATGTCTCGGGCGAGGTTCCCGTTCTCGCGGAAGATGGCACTCAGTCGATGGCGCAGATCGGGCTCGGCGGAATGATGAGCTCGTTCAACCTGATGGGCACAACCTGGGCCGGCGGGTCACATGAGCTCATGACCGGTGTCCTGCGCGACGAGTGGGGCTTCGACGGGTTCGTGATCACAGACTTCAACCTCTATGACTTCATGTACCCGGACCAGGGAATCGCCGCAGGGTCGGATCTCATGCTGACGTTCGATGGCTACAAGCAGATGGACGATACGTCCAGCGCACATGCCGTCACTGCGATGCGCACAGCGATGCACAACCTGCTCTTCACTGTGGCGAACTCCAACGCCATGAATGGCATGGCCCCCGGCGCCACGCTCGAATACGTGATGGCCGGATGGGAGATCGCCGTTATCGGGATCACGATCGCCCTGTCGCTGCTGATCCTTGCGGGCATCGCCTGGGTCATCATCCGCGTTCGGCGCCACCGCGTCCAGCCCAACGTGGAAATCGCCGCGGACACCCCGCAGGCGTAG
- a CDS encoding glycoside hydrolase family 3 C-terminal domain-containing protein yields MSTDDLIAQLSLFEKAALLSGENTWQTRAIPRLGIESIFLSDGPHGVRKQTGSGDHLGIAASLPATCFPTAATVANSWDASLAEDIGTALGREASEQGVHVLLGPGLNIKRSPLGGRSFEYFSEDPEVAGVMAAAYVRGIQSQHVAATPKHFAANSQELRRMASDSILDERTLREIYLSAFETVVREAKPWAIMSAYNRVCGEYAHENPHLLQDVLRDEWGFDGAVISDWGGSNDAVRAVAAGGTLEMPSPGFTSARDIVSAVEQGVLAENDLDQRVAELLDLITRVTQRPSPGGVDQASHHALARRAASESAVLLRNQDGILPLAEGTDVAFIGEFATVPRYQGAGSSLVNATNVTNLVAAARSSSLSVSAYAQGFRRDGTPDDVLIAEAVRAAAVAEVAIVCLGLPENAESEGLDRETLSIPGNQIELLRAVSAVNNRVVVIISAGGAVEMPWADGTPAVIHAYLGGQAGAEGLVDVLTGTVTPSGKLAETLPRTLGDTPTARDFPATGPAAEYREGPFVGYRYYETADIDVAFEFGFGLSYTTFSYRDISVSESEVTFSIENTGTFTGAEIAQVYVARHGDSSVVRPVSELRGFAKVRLEPGEARTLSIPLGERAFRFYDVETQTWQVEAGTYEIRVGASVRDIRLAAAMEIAGTVPAGVLRTELSPYLTADIAHIDNRAFSALLGREHGSSVDGGAILANDPVLRLEHSDSPVGRLIFRLLDGRRRAAARKGTADLNMLFLLNMPFRAIGKMSGGRATDDLVEGVLRLANGKTIRGLWHIMRAYARGRRAEKQSQRIFANKSGGRA; encoded by the coding sequence ATGAGCACCGACGATCTCATCGCCCAGCTGAGCCTGTTCGAGAAGGCAGCGCTCCTCAGCGGCGAGAACACCTGGCAGACACGAGCGATTCCGCGCCTTGGCATCGAGAGCATCTTTCTGTCTGACGGTCCGCACGGGGTGCGTAAACAGACCGGATCCGGCGATCACCTCGGTATTGCCGCTTCGCTGCCGGCCACCTGCTTCCCCACCGCGGCAACCGTCGCAAACTCCTGGGATGCTTCTCTGGCGGAAGACATCGGAACGGCACTCGGTCGAGAGGCCTCTGAGCAGGGGGTGCACGTTCTTCTCGGCCCCGGGTTGAACATCAAGCGCAGTCCGCTCGGTGGCCGTTCCTTTGAATACTTCTCGGAAGATCCGGAAGTTGCGGGCGTCATGGCGGCGGCCTATGTTCGCGGGATTCAGTCGCAGCATGTGGCCGCGACGCCCAAGCACTTCGCGGCCAACAGCCAGGAGCTCCGTCGCATGGCGAGCGACTCGATTCTCGATGAGCGCACGCTCCGCGAGATCTACCTTTCCGCGTTTGAAACGGTGGTCCGTGAGGCGAAGCCTTGGGCAATTATGTCGGCGTACAACCGCGTGTGCGGAGAGTACGCCCATGAGAACCCCCACCTTCTGCAGGACGTTTTGCGAGACGAATGGGGCTTTGATGGCGCCGTCATCAGCGATTGGGGTGGAAGCAACGATGCGGTGCGCGCGGTAGCCGCCGGCGGCACCCTCGAGATGCCGTCCCCCGGCTTTACCTCCGCGCGTGACATCGTGTCGGCAGTTGAACAGGGCGTTCTCGCCGAGAACGATCTCGATCAACGCGTCGCCGAGCTCCTCGACCTGATCACGCGCGTGACACAGCGGCCGTCACCCGGAGGCGTCGACCAGGCCTCCCATCACGCGCTCGCGCGTCGAGCCGCGTCCGAGAGCGCCGTCCTTCTTCGCAATCAGGATGGCATCCTTCCCCTGGCTGAGGGGACGGACGTGGCGTTCATCGGCGAGTTCGCCACTGTGCCGCGCTATCAGGGCGCGGGATCGTCACTCGTCAACGCAACGAACGTCACGAACCTCGTCGCCGCCGCCCGCAGCTCCTCGCTCTCCGTGAGCGCGTATGCGCAGGGCTTTCGCCGTGACGGCACACCGGACGACGTACTTATCGCCGAGGCTGTTCGCGCGGCAGCCGTCGCCGAGGTCGCGATCGTGTGTCTCGGACTGCCGGAGAACGCCGAGTCCGAGGGGCTCGACCGTGAAACGCTGTCGATTCCCGGAAACCAGATCGAGTTGCTTCGCGCGGTGTCGGCCGTCAATAACCGGGTCGTCGTCATCATCAGCGCCGGCGGGGCCGTCGAAATGCCCTGGGCAGACGGGACACCCGCGGTGATTCACGCCTATCTCGGCGGACAGGCCGGCGCCGAGGGCCTCGTTGACGTTCTTACCGGGACCGTAACGCCGTCGGGCAAGCTCGCAGAGACCCTTCCTCGTACGCTCGGCGATACGCCGACGGCCCGCGATTTCCCCGCGACGGGACCTGCGGCTGAGTACCGAGAGGGGCCTTTCGTTGGGTATCGCTATTACGAAACGGCTGACATCGACGTCGCCTTCGAATTCGGCTTCGGCCTCAGCTACACGACGTTTTCCTACCGAGACATCAGCGTGTCGGAGTCCGAAGTGACGTTCAGCATCGAGAACACAGGAACCTTTACTGGCGCCGAAATCGCTCAGGTGTACGTCGCTCGACATGGCGACAGCAGCGTCGTGCGCCCCGTCAGCGAGCTGCGCGGTTTCGCAAAGGTGCGGCTCGAGCCCGGCGAGGCGCGAACGCTCTCGATCCCCCTGGGCGAGCGCGCCTTCCGCTTTTACGACGTCGAGACCCAGACGTGGCAGGTGGAGGCCGGCACGTATGAGATCCGCGTCGGAGCAAGCGTTCGAGACATCCGCTTGGCGGCAGCCATGGAGATCGCGGGAACCGTGCCGGCCGGTGTTCTCCGCACAGAGCTCTCGCCCTATCTGACGGCCGATATTGCACACATCGACAACCGTGCTTTCTCGGCGCTGCTGGGACGCGAGCACGGCTCGAGCGTCGACGGCGGCGCCATCCTCGCCAATGACCCCGTGCTCCGCCTCGAACACTCAGACAGTCCCGTGGGCCGGCTGATCTTTCGTCTGCTGGATGGCCGGCGCCGTGCTGCCGCCCGCAAAGGCACGGCAGATCTGAACATGCTGTTCCTTCTGAATATGCCATTCCGCGCGATCGGGAAGATGTCGGGCGGCCGCGCCACCGACGACCTCGTCGAGGGCGTCCTCCGACTCGCCAACGGAAAGACGATCCGCGGCCTCTGGCACATCATGCGGGCCTATGCCCGTGGCCGGCGCGCCGAGAAACAGTCACAACGCATTTTTGCGAATAAGAGTGGAGGCCGCGCATGA
- a CDS encoding glycosyltransferase family 2 protein has protein sequence MNPLLSIVVPAYNAADYLDRSLGPLARFGTRIEVIVVDDGSVDNTRAIATAYAERHPAVFQVVHQHNRGHGGAIMAGLAKARGLYLKVLDADDWLNPAALATLLTTIDRLEATNGVDAIITNYVHERVNRRRKYTRYTSLMPAGRAFGWDEVARFGRRQYLMMHALVYRTELIRASGMSLPEHTFYVDNLFVVTPLSHTKRLYYLDIDLYRYFIGRADQSVNDSVMVSRADQQLRVNRLVIAELPHPADVPAGLYRYLLHHVEVLCGITSAILVRAGTRAHLAERRAFWADIKRETPWVYSRLRRGVIGTSANLPGPVGRQMTTLTYHVARRVVGFS, from the coding sequence GTGAACCCTCTGCTCTCGATCGTCGTGCCCGCGTACAACGCGGCCGACTATCTGGACCGTTCGCTCGGCCCGCTCGCCCGTTTCGGGACGCGCATCGAGGTCATCGTCGTTGACGACGGCTCTGTCGATAACACCCGAGCGATCGCAACGGCTTATGCAGAACGCCACCCCGCGGTCTTTCAGGTTGTCCACCAGCACAACCGCGGCCATGGCGGCGCCATCATGGCGGGTCTCGCCAAGGCGCGCGGGCTCTACCTCAAGGTGCTCGACGCGGACGACTGGCTGAACCCGGCTGCTCTGGCCACCCTGCTCACGACGATTGATCGTCTCGAGGCAACGAACGGCGTTGACGCGATCATCACGAACTATGTGCATGAACGCGTCAACAGGAGGCGCAAGTACACGCGATATACCTCGCTGATGCCCGCCGGTCGCGCGTTTGGGTGGGATGAGGTGGCGCGATTCGGCCGCCGGCAGTACCTCATGATGCATGCGCTTGTGTACCGCACCGAGCTCATTCGCGCCTCCGGGATGTCCCTTCCGGAACACACGTTCTACGTCGACAACCTCTTCGTCGTCACGCCGCTGTCTCACACAAAGCGGCTGTACTACCTGGATATCGACCTCTACCGTTACTTCATCGGCAGGGCGGATCAGTCGGTCAATGACTCCGTCATGGTGTCGCGGGCCGACCAACAGCTTCGCGTCAACCGACTCGTGATCGCCGAGCTCCCCCATCCCGCCGATGTCCCCGCCGGTCTCTATCGGTATCTTCTGCACCACGTTGAGGTGCTGTGCGGCATCACATCGGCAATTCTCGTTCGTGCGGGCACCCGTGCGCACCTCGCTGAAAGACGAGCGTTCTGGGCGGATATCAAACGCGAAACCCCCTGGGTCTACTCACGTTTGCGCCGCGGTGTCATTGGCACAAGCGCGAATCTGCCCGGGCCTGTCGGTCGGCAGATGACGACCCTCACGTACCACGTTGCCCGACGCGTCGTCGGGTTCAGCTGA
- a CDS encoding LytR/AlgR family response regulator transcription factor → MIRIGVVEDDAISRDVVVTHLAHYQADRGETFDIAVFEDGADLLAEYRSNFDVLLLDIEMERVSGMTTARRVREVDGDVAIVFITNSPQYAISGYEVQALSYLLKPVGYGAFAQELDRVMAQMKKRERRTLLFQADGVHHRIDVDSIRYLESAGHRVLIHTLTDTHSVVSSLKAMEAELDPASFQRCNSGYLVNLRHVTAVDQSVCHVRGGTQLQISRPKRKVFLAALAEHIGALGS, encoded by the coding sequence GTGATTCGCATCGGTGTCGTCGAGGACGATGCGATCAGTCGCGATGTCGTGGTCACTCATCTTGCGCATTATCAGGCGGATCGTGGCGAGACGTTCGATATCGCAGTCTTTGAAGACGGAGCGGACCTACTCGCCGAGTACCGTTCAAACTTCGATGTTCTTCTTCTCGATATCGAAATGGAACGCGTCTCGGGGATGACAACGGCGCGGCGCGTGCGAGAGGTTGACGGTGACGTTGCCATTGTCTTCATCACCAACTCGCCGCAGTACGCCATCAGTGGCTACGAGGTCCAGGCGCTCAGCTATCTCCTCAAGCCTGTTGGCTACGGCGCTTTCGCGCAGGAACTCGACCGCGTGATGGCTCAGATGAAGAAGCGGGAACGGCGCACCCTTCTCTTTCAAGCAGATGGCGTGCACCACCGCATCGATGTTGACAGCATCCGCTATCTCGAGAGCGCGGGTCACCGCGTCCTCATTCACACGCTGACCGACACCCATTCCGTTGTCTCCTCGCTCAAGGCGATGGAGGCGGAACTGGACCCTGCGAGCTTCCAGCGGTGCAACAGCGGCTATCTCGTTAACCTCCGGCATGTGACCGCCGTTGATCAGTCCGTCTGCCACGTTCGCGGTGGGACACAGCTACAGATCAGCCGGCCGAAGCGGAAGGTGTTCCTGGCGGCACTCGCCGAGCATATCGGCGCACTCGGGTCGTGA
- a CDS encoding sensor histidine kinase translates to MIDQTLPDIPRVVTGLAEAGACLVYLLILRRRMAPLAFAAIAVVGTLALIATQAAADLLPLPLWTLGMLAAVLAMYTFLRVCLDSTRLATVYLTARAFVLAELVASLHWQLHTFFLPHGAITGPAIVLLIVTFTGCFVLAWFAEARHLPRGGEVDAGWRETVAAVAIASATFGISNLSFTGANTPFSGRIGHEIFYIRTLVDLCGYIALYAQQEWRREVRARAESQAMQSLLRSQHDQYRTTKRAIDEVSRKHHDMKHVVQAIRAEEDPTIRARLVDELEQSIADYGTRFRTGNAVLDTVLQAKAMTARDEGIEITCVADGALLDMLTPLDLVTVTGNALDNAIEAATRTENDGTRSVRVALFAQDAFVMLRIDNTYDGVLLREGDMPRSRKPDADDHGFGLRSIEQTVATYGGSMSINADERWFSLRLLFPRPQKSGDSASR, encoded by the coding sequence GTGATCGACCAAACCCTCCCCGACATTCCTCGCGTCGTCACGGGACTCGCAGAAGCCGGCGCGTGTCTTGTTTATCTCCTCATCCTGCGGCGCCGGATGGCCCCGCTTGCCTTCGCCGCTATCGCTGTCGTTGGCACGCTCGCACTCATTGCGACACAGGCAGCCGCGGATCTTTTGCCGCTGCCGCTCTGGACCTTGGGAATGCTCGCGGCCGTGCTCGCGATGTACACCTTTCTCCGGGTCTGCCTCGACAGCACGCGCCTTGCAACGGTGTATCTCACAGCGCGAGCATTTGTGCTGGCGGAGCTCGTGGCATCTCTTCACTGGCAGCTGCACACTTTTTTCCTTCCCCACGGCGCGATCACCGGACCAGCGATTGTGCTCCTTATCGTGACGTTCACGGGCTGCTTCGTCCTCGCCTGGTTCGCCGAAGCACGACATCTGCCCCGCGGTGGTGAGGTCGACGCCGGATGGCGCGAGACGGTCGCGGCCGTCGCCATCGCCAGCGCCACGTTCGGGATTTCGAACCTGAGCTTCACGGGGGCGAATACCCCGTTCTCCGGTCGTATCGGACACGAAATCTTCTACATTCGTACGCTCGTCGATCTCTGCGGGTACATCGCGTTGTATGCCCAGCAGGAGTGGCGACGGGAAGTGCGTGCACGCGCGGAATCGCAGGCAATGCAGTCGCTGCTGCGCAGTCAGCATGACCAGTACCGCACAACCAAGCGCGCGATCGATGAAGTCAGCCGCAAACATCACGACATGAAGCATGTCGTCCAGGCCATCCGAGCTGAAGAGGATCCCACGATTCGCGCGCGGCTTGTCGATGAACTTGAGCAGTCGATCGCCGACTACGGCACGCGTTTTCGCACCGGTAATGCAGTGCTCGACACCGTTTTACAGGCCAAAGCGATGACAGCGCGCGATGAGGGGATCGAGATCACCTGCGTTGCAGACGGCGCCCTGCTGGATATGCTCACGCCTCTTGATCTGGTGACTGTCACGGGAAATGCCCTCGACAACGCCATTGAAGCGGCGACGCGGACGGAAAACGACGGCACCCGCTCCGTTCGCGTTGCGCTCTTCGCACAAGATGCCTTCGTGATGCTCCGCATCGACAACACCTACGACGGTGTTCTTCTACGCGAGGGCGACATGCCCCGCTCGCGAAAACCGGATGCGGACGACCACGGTTTCGGACTGCGAAGCATTGAGCAGACCGTCGCGACGTATGGCGGTTCGATGTCTATTAACGCCGACGAACGATGGTTCTCGCTCCGGCTCCTCTTCCCGCGGCCGCAGAAATCAGGCGATTCCGCGAGCCGTTAG